In Candidatus Schekmanbacteria bacterium RIFCSPLOWO2_02_FULL_38_14, the sequence CAGGCGCTATTTTCATTCTCATATCCCGATGGGGGCTGAGAGAACTTATCCTTACAGCAATACCTGATTCCCTCAAACACGCGATTGCCGTAGGAATAGGACTGCTGATTGCCTTTCTTGGATTTGAATGGGGAGGACTTGTTATTCCCTCTCCGGGAACCTTTGTTACTCTTGGAAATTTAAAAACCCCGGAAGTCATTCTCACAATTTTTGGAATAATCCTTATTGCCTCGCTGATGTCTCTGAAAATTAGCGGAGCGCTTCTCTGGGGAATAATTGCTACCGCGGTTTTGGGAATGCCAATGGGAATTGTAAAATATCAGGGAATCATCAGTGCTCCTCCTTCCATAAAACCGACTTTCTTAAAACTTGATATCTTGGGTGTATTTACCCAGCCCGGTTTCATTACTGTCATATTCGTACTCTTCCTTCTTGCCATTTTTGATACTGTTGGAACACTTGTCGGAGTATGTGAAAGAGCAGGGCTTATGAAAAACGGAAAATTGCCAAATGCGCAGAAAGCACTTTTTTCTGATGCAGTGGGGACAACAACAGGCACACTCTTTGGAACATCCACTATTACCTGCTACATAGAAAGCGCAGCCGGAGTATCAGAGGGAGGTAGAACAGGTCTTGCAAATATGGTAACAGGGTTTCTTATGCTTATATCTTTGTTTTTTTATCCCCTTGTTAAAATGATTGGTGGAGGGTATCAGACAGCAAAGGGAAACATCCTCTACCCTGTGATTGCCCCTGCGCTGATAATTGTTGGAAGCATGATGATTCAGAGTGTAAAAAAAATAAACTGGGATGACCCGACAGAATCAATTCCGAGTTTTCTTACTCTTACCATTATGCAGTATGCCTTCAGCATCACTGAAGGAATCTCATTTGGATTTATTTCATATTCATTTCTTAAATTAATCTCTGGCAGGGCAAAAGAGGTCCACTGGATTGTCTATGTGTTTTCAGTGCTGTTTCTTGTGAGATATATTTTCCTCA encodes:
- a CDS encoding guanine permease, translating into MLEKIFKLKEAGTTVKTEIIAGIVTFMTLSYIIFVQPAILSNPNGPAMDFGSVMVATCIASAIATFLMGLLANYPIALAPAMGHNFFFAFTVCGSAAIGGMGYPWQVALGANFIAGAIFILISRWGLRELILTAIPDSLKHAIAVGIGLLIAFLGFEWGGLVIPSPGTFVTLGNLKTPEVILTIFGIILIASLMSLKISGALLWGIIATAVLGMPMGIVKYQGIISAPPSIKPTFLKLDILGVFTQPGFITVIFVLFLLAIFDTVGTLVGVCERAGLMKNGKLPNAQKALFSDAVGTTTGTLFGTSTITCYIESAAGVSEGGRTGLANMVTGFLMLISLFFYPLVKMIGGGYQTAKGNILYPVIAPALIIVGSMMIQSVKKINWDDPTESIPSFLTLTIMQYAFSITEGISFGFISYSFLKLISGRAKEVHWIVYVFSVLFLVRYIFLTR